The following are from one region of the Nicotiana tabacum cultivar K326 chromosome 3, ASM71507v2, whole genome shotgun sequence genome:
- the LOC107767331 gene encoding serine/threonine-protein kinase D6PK has translation MESLVEGVSSLPNSHTSFTPIKGNASSASRISRPPHPTSMRQSRCKELSFDPIAIDFGSKTIDTPTGSGTASKCSYKTSSNRVKRDNISGSMRRYSELTKEKEDIEDTLDQQSQKCSLDRVLIFEAKSAFKDSLHDNKNTTSSGFVERKDFMLHAVGRGDADLLTSQSGINYCPSPQNSFYTATQYIEAKQSFTTTEVISECASSMAKSGESGDVSNSCDISESRKTSFYRGSTGSDISDESSCTSFSSAIYKPHQANDTKWDAIQAIRSLDGTLGFNHFRLLKRLGGGDIGNVFLAQLIGTRDFFAMKVMDKAALESRKKIVRAQTEREILQSLDHPFLPTLYSHFETDKFSCLVMEFCPGGDLHALRQRQPGKFFPEHAARFYVAEVLLALEYLHMLGIIYRDLKPENVLVREDGHIMLSDFDLSLRCATSPTLVKSSNSSLESKTSSYCVQPACIEPSCIIQPACFSPRFLSRPKKGKNTKQKTEMHNQVSPLPELLAEPTNARSMSFVGTHEYLAPEIIKGEGHGSAVDWWTFGIFLYELLFGQTPFKGAGNRATLFNVVGQPLRFPSSPSVSFAARDLIRGLLVKEPQHRLAYRRGATEIKQHPFFQSVNWALIRCASPPDVPKPFVLHDVPSTPATKVPGADNYFEIDFF, from the exons ATGGAGTCACTTGTTGAAGGAGTCAGTTCTTTGCCAAACAGTCATACTTCCTTCACTCCTATTAAGGGTAACGCGTCTTCAGCTTCCCGGATTAGTCGTCCTCCCCATCCTACATCAATGAGACAATCTAGATGTAAAGAGTTGTCTTTCGATCCGATAGCTATTGACTTTGGGTCGAAGACAATTGATACCCCAACAGGGTCGGGGACTGCTTCTAAGTGTTCATATAAAACATCCAGTAATCGTGTAAAGAGGGATAATATCTCTGGCTCGATGAGACGCTATTCTGAATTGACTAAAGAAAAAGAGGACATAGAAGATACTCTTGATCAACAATCACAAAAATGTTCACTTGATCGGGTTTTAATCTTTGAAGCCAAATCAGCTTTCAAGGATTCACTTCATGATAACAAGAACACTACTTCAAGTGGCTTTGTGGAGCGCAAGGATTTTATGTTACATGCTGTCGGCAGAGGAGATGCTGACCTTTTAACATCTCAATCTGGAATAAACTATTGTCCTAGTCCTCAAAACAGCTTTTACACTGCAACACAATACATAGAAGCCAAACAAAGTTTCACCACTACAGAAGTCATCAGCGAATGCGCTAGCAGCATGGCCAAGTCTGGTGAAAGCGGTGATGTTAGCAACTCGTGCGACATCAGTGAGAGCAGAAAAACAAGCTTCTATAGAGGCAGCACAGGTAGTGATATCAGTGACGAGAGCAGTTGTACTAGTTTCAGCAGCGCAATATATAAACCACATCAGGCAAATGATACAAAGTGGGATGCAATTCAAGCCATTAGATCTCTTGATGGAACACTGGGGTTCAACCACTTCAGACTTCTGAAGAGATTGGGAGGTGGAGACATCGGAAATGTTTTCCTAGCACAGTTGATTGGAACAAGAGATTTCTTTGCCATGAAAGTGATGGACAAAGCAGCTCTAGAGAGTCGTAAGAAAATTGTTAGAGCTCAGACAGAAAGAGAGATACTACAGTCTCTGGATCATCCTTTTCTACCAACACTCTATTCACACTTTGAAACCGACAAATTTTCCTGCTTGGTGATGGAATTCTGCCCTGGCGGAGATTTGCATGCACTTCGGCAAAGACAACCAGGAAAGTTTTTCCCTGAGCATGCTGCCAG GTTCTATGTAGCAGAAGTTCTCCTTGCTCTAGAGTATCTGCACATGCTTGGAATCATTTATAGAGACCTTAAACCAGAGAACGTTTTGGTTCGAGAAGATGGTCATATAATGCTATCTGACTTTGACCTCTCCTTGAGGTGTGCCACAAGTCCAACTTTGGTTAAATcctcaaattcaagtttagagTCGAAGACTTCATCATACTGTGTCCAGCCTGCTTGTATTGAgccatcttgtatcatccagcCTGCATGTTTTTCACCGCGTTTCTTAAGCAGGCCCAAGAAAGGAAAGAACACGAAACAGAAAACCGAGATGCACAATCAAGTGAGCCCCCTGCCAGAGCTCCTTGCTGAACCAACAAATGCTCGATCCATGTCTTTCGTGGGGACACATGAGTACCTTGCTCCAGAAATCATTAAAGGCGAGGGACATGGTAGTGCCGTTGATTGGTGGACATTTGGGATCTTTCTCTATGAGCTCTTGTTCGGGCAGACACCTTTTAAAGGAGCAGGCAACAGAGCCACCTTGTTTAATGTTGTTGGCCAGCCCCTGAGATTCCCTTCATCACCTAGTGTTAGCTTTGCTGCAAGGGACTTGATAAGAGGTTTACTTGTGAAAGAGCCACAGCATCGCCTTGCATATAGGCGGGGTGCTACAGAAATAAAACAACACCCTTTCTTTCAGAGCGTGAATTGGGCACTTATCCGATGTGCTAGTCCTCCTGATGTACCAAAGCCGTTCGTGCTACATGATGTCCCCAGCACACCAGCAACAAAGGTGCCAGGCGCTGATAATTATTTTGAGATTGATTTCTTCTGA